In the genome of Ctenopharyngodon idella isolate HZGC_01 chromosome 16, HZGC01, whole genome shotgun sequence, the window aaatatttcagaCGTAACGTAGTGTGATTTTCATCCAATGCTTGCACCTCAGATTTCCCACCAAACCCAGGAGAAAAGAATGTTCTTTTGAAAGTCCGAATTCAAGCGGTCTGTGAGTCCTTGGTTCACTACCTTGAGAAAAGCATGTCAATCAACAAGTCCAGAAGATCTGCCTGACCGATGACCGGCCGAAAGAAGAGCTCTGTGATGAGGCTCGGAGTGATGGTCTTTAAAGTGGATGCAGTGAGGAGGATACGAGCAAATCGCCCTCTATCCTCTGGATGAAGAGGTACCAGGACCTCCTTCAGGGCATGCTGAGCTTCATATTGCAAACCCTCAATGAACAGAGATGCCTTCAGGCCTGGTACATCTGCAGATGGAAAATATTTGGttagtgtattttaaaatctgAGGCTAAAAGCAATACTTTatggtaaaaaatgtttttaaaaaaacataaatgacgacatagtatttttttttaataactaaatatattttattaaaatcataaattatatataaatatgttgtttttattctaaatatttaaaaaaattatttttaactaaattctttataaattataaattatttatataaacaattatgtattaaatttatatatatatatatatatataaaatcacttttaataattcatttttatgtaattattttttaatctatATATCACGTAGATCTAaagatgtttaaatagtttgtgCAACACAGTTTTGATTTCAGAAAACGTACCTGGATTGAATATTACGGTGCCTTTCAGATAAGCGTACTCCTTGGGGCTTAAATCGAGACTCCAGAACTTCTTGAGGCACGCTTTAAGGGTTTGCACACCGGCCATCGTGGGCTGCTCTCGATCGGAGTTCATTGCCTCCTGGTTGTTGAGAAGAATTCTTTTCAGCATGCTGGGTGCCGGAATGTCATCAACCTCGAAACAAATTCTGTCCTGGGCCAGACCCAGAATGAAAAGTGGTGCCCAGGAGTTCTGCAACAAAGACAGCTGGTCTTTGGGCGGTAGTTGCTGGAACGCTGGCAAACTCTTCATGAAGTGCATGGTCTTGACCAGCACATCCGAAGCAACCTGACACGTCTCGTTGGGTGTTTTCAGACATACTTTCCTGCGTTTCTCGCAGTGGCACGTCTGAGGAACCCGCTTGTAGTTCATCTCGTTCTGAGTTGACTCGCCTCGGCTGAGAATGTTAAAGAGGATGGCGTTCGCCTGTCCGTTACTGTAGTCTGAACAATCACATACGCAATCCATGTTGTCAGATGGCGGAGATGTGTGGTATCTTCTATAACTCAAAGGCACAGTGTCTAACACTTGAACCTCATCTAGACTGAAGCTGTGAGAGACTCACATCTGTCACTGACACGACTCCTATTTATAACAAGCATTCATGTGGTTAAACTCCTGAACCTTGACCTGTCAATCTACATTTGCTGTGAACAAAACAACTGCCCTGTGCTGTTTAGCAATTGGGTAAATGGTGATAAGGCCTCTTAAATGCAAACCCACTGTAGGCTGGGATATACTCTAGGTGAGGCAATATTATCTCGGCTGAAGTCATTACACCAGGCTGTACCAAGCGACCAAGGACTCCTCAAGTTATATGGTCCCCATCATTACAGACACACAGCCTATAAACCTACAAACAGTCGAATCCAGAACAGAGAGAAGTAAAAGGTTAATGACCCTTGAGAATGGGAAGGGTGACTGTTACTTCATCGTTAGCTCAAATAAGTGTTGTCTGAGTGAGTCACAGTACAGAAAACTACTGAAGATTAGAAGCTCATGCAGacattaaagagacagttcactgaaaaatgacttttctgtcatcattttctttcttctgtaggacacaaaaagaagatattttggaaaatgtctgtttttgtccaCCAACGTaggttcttcaaaatatcttcatttgtgttccacagaaaaaagaaaggcttggaattggaatgacatgagggtgaataaatgatcatttgaatgatattttttggggtgaactatgccGTGAACATACAATTTATTGGAGAAAATCTAATGCCTGAAGGTCTTTAACCaaattgtagttatataaaaaaGATTTTCAAGCTGTGTGAGATTTTCTCTTTCATTATACTGGCCTTGTACTATCGAGTTGGTTAGCCCTACTGGTAGATAATGTAACTACACCATTCTTCTCTATTGATGGTCATTCaaaaatagtgttgtcaaaagaaCTGACTTCAATACTAAGTCAgtgctgaaattttaaaaatgtgatgctttgagagCTTCTGAGAgaagattcgtaaacacctctgattggccatagtgttcacacgctcaacatatatgtctgtgactGGCTACAATGATAAAcgcacaggagcgtttgaaagcacacaaaagtgtttgaaagcgggagcgtttgaaagcaggcgtctagcAGCGGACCGgtccactgatagacgcctgctttcaagcgctcccgtgtgtatctgtgtaagcgctcggtgaagagcgtcattgatgtctatttacaacatgtttttgaagcggtgatcattgtagccaatcacagacatatctgatgagcgcatgaacacaatggccaatcagaggtgtttacgaatctgctcaacagtgctcaaagtgtcacatttttaacatttcagtacagacttggtatcgaagtcggtacttCTGACAACACTATTTTTGGATGACCATCAATAGAAAAAAATTCATTGTAAAAccatattgctttttttttacgCGTACGCCAGTGTACGTGCACAGTTgaatgcacagccttgcaaagtatacttcattcgACTCGTACGCGTACATAGACATTTGACGCATGCGCAGATTTGAGCAATCTGTctccacgagttacaacccatgtaaaaatctttgtattctttcatgctagagaagtacaaatgagggtactttctaacctcttcgcacaatctctcatctatTTAGGCCtgcattgtcgctgtagcttctggtctgttctgtttaagcagtttttctttggctaccttgaatcgacgccccccagggcatggttgccaccttgtggataaacaaattactgcaaaaaaatgaaatgtgcatGTGCGATAGGCTTGCTATGGTAGTCGGTGTTACCGGTATTACCGGTGTTCAGTCGCAACACCGGTttcatcacttgcccaccgcggcaccgaggttaattttttttttccactttaacgtgttaaaaatatttgcatgtaatGCAATTAACGTAGTATCCGTTTTCTGCGTTATATGATCAAGCTCTTATTCATgctaatgcttttaaaccattcaagcgcgacAAGGCAAAAGAGAATGCGCAGTCTATGAATGTCCTGcctatgtgacacacacacacatcgcgcGCGCaccagtatcgagttctcttctGCCCTTAACGAACCATAACACACACGAATTATGCCCAAATGTCCATTTTGTCGAGTGTTTTTCAGGGAGagtaacccaccattcaagcaattgccgttaatttgaaagtgaaagtcggCCTTTCCGTGacaaaacatcgaaagctcagctgaatagctgatcatagctgtacagggtgggtttttatttttcatgtcaaaaacattCCTCGTCGCgaagagcgcagttcatggttgcatagcaatgacagacgccacgggagcgcaAGCGCTTTGAAAACAAGGATAAAGCGACGTGGCCTTGCTTTCCAAGCGTTTATAGACgtgatatgtgaacggccccataagctgtttaaaaaaaaaaaaaaaagagaggtaGAGGCCCCGCCCCCCGGTGACACCAGTATTACCGGTGTTGTCACATGTCGATTAACCGGTGGGAATGTGCGACCTGTGTGTACAATTAGGGTTGGGTACCGTTCACATTTTAACTGGTACGGGTACCAGTATCGGTCCCTGAAATTCGGTGCCGGTACCCAACAGTACCTGAAATTCAGTGCCAGTACCCAACGGTGTCTTTTTTCGGTACTTTACTCTCTGTGTAATAACAAAAACACTTATTTCAGTGAAAAAAATAAGCCCAAACCtctcaatttaattttttttttattttagaaattttACAAACTAGACAAAATAAACGTATGTGTGCGCTGTAGTATGCATGAGATCGCATTACAGcggagaattcaaatgtcacGAAAGACTCTCACGAAAGAGGTTCTTCACCTCTGCTGTTTAGCGCTGCATTCGGACATGTGCCGTGAGTGTAACATAGATGTTTCCTCAGCACAGTAGCACAAAAGTGTTCCCCACGATGCTGTCAGAGCTGGAGTTTGACTAACAACACATGGAAAATGACTGTGACAATATTTAGTATGTAACAACATGCGGAGTGTGCACGAGAGCGGTTTCTGCGTGGAACGCCGCGATGAGATTAACAATGCTCGCAACGTGGATCATAAATCAAATACgggttttttttagtttttatggaCATATTGCAAATAGCATTCTCTCAGTCTGCATCTAGTTTTGTGAAATTTAACCACACTTCAGAACGTTGTATTTGAACAAGTTGCAGGAGTGACGTCGcatggtctctctctctctttctctaacaTACTTCTCGCGCCCAGATGCATTCTCAGGTACCGAAATGTGGCACCGATTGATTTAATGTGAATCGGTACTCGGTAGTAACGACGTAATTCGGTCAGTGCTCTTAAAAGTACAGAGTTCGGTACCCAACCCTACGTACAATGTACACGCGATTAAAAAAATCCAGCGGTactagggctgtgtattgccaagaatctggcgatacaatacgtatcacgatacaggggttacgatacgatatattgtgatatattgcaatattgtaaaaaaggcgatatattgcgatatttcttgtttttttttttagaaagatctaattttagaagaaacggtcataaagaacacaaccatatgcataaaacctgacaagaaactttattttatttaatcaatacagtatcatttgcatttacatCACTAATCACTATTTTGTGCAATCTAAATAAAGGGAATATAGTAAAGTGACGGCAGGATTctttatgttttaaaggttcacagtatagcagtttttaatttctaaactatttaacaacagaaagtgCATAGTCCATTCCATGACTGAATGActgtttgttttaaagcagtccattgtataaagtgctatttaaagtactgaactgcagagctggtgcaaccatatccacatcgctatgatcagatgctttctttctgctgcCACCGCTgtcaattttgttgtgtgtttattttgttactaagAGGAAAACATGCAGTACATATCAAATATTCTATCAAAACGCTTCTCAGCAGCGTGGATGGCATCGGGATGTTAAGCGAGCACTCAGATTCAATGCGTTTCCCGATTATTTGGATTTTAACATGgcctattttgcaaaaaaaatgacTCTTGTCGATTTCCTTAGTGGCTTCTTTATAGCTAAAGCCAAAATGAGTCcacacttcagctctgtatACCGCGGGAGCGGAATAATTCTACCgtcttgtgagctgggtttgctaatgctaacactAGCGATGCACGCACCTTCACCTTGCGCTTCTCTGGCTCTGCGTCAGTTTACGTTCTGAGATAACAAACACTGCCATCTAGCGGttgggttttatacagtctgtggTTTAAATTGAACACGAAGCCACAAATCttgaatgtaaataaataaatatataaatatcgaTGCAttgtttttgagaatcgatacagtatcACCAAACATAACATCGCGATATTCACgtgtatcgatattttcttacacccctaaGCGGTAcgtgtactcttctgatgaaGAAATTCGCGTCACGCACACTGTACACTGACCCTCCCGCAaaagtaaaaagtgaagtatattTTGGGCTTAAGAATTACAATTAtgttttacaacatttattgaACGTTTGTGTCTCAATGTTGTCACTGGTTTCTGAAAGCAATAAgcgttacagtgattttaccatggTAAGGAGTGTTCTTAAGCACAACAGAGATTCTGTTAGCGCTGATTGAATCTACTCCTTTTCTATCTACACTAcctcaattttatttgtttgctttttacTGTTTTCAGACTCTCtgcagaaaacattaaaaatcagaTTGACTTTTGACTGATTGTTGAATAATGAAAAATTGAAGTAATCAATGTcttgaattatatgtaaatgaatgcACAAACAAGGTAATGATGCAAACTGTAATGTGATCAATGAAGCTGAGTCTACAAAGAAAATTAATCAACACTGTGGAACATTTGTCAATCAgaatcagattaaaaaaaaaaattgttttccaCCAAAGACCATTTGTCACTTTGAGAAATTCCCGCTACCATTGACATGTTTTTCTGTAACATCATAATCATGTGCGACTTGTCCTGGTTTATTATCTCTCAAGTGCCTAGCACAGAACTTAACCAGATAAGctaattactatattgctttcAATCAAATCAACAAGTAGCTACTTGTGAAATTCCACTTATATTTCcattatgaatatttatgttttccACAGACACTCACCAAAGCCACTTACAGGAAATAGTTTCATCTTGTTTGCTCTTCATGTAAATTTCTCTTATGGTTTAATGGCAGAAACAACATTAGATAAATCAATTATAACTGTTATAATTCAAAGTCATTTACTATATTCCTTATGCAATTAAACAAAATGGCAGATATATTCCACCTCTTGATGCTGTTGTTTCGTGTTTCACAGTGTACATGCACTTCAACACGATCAGAACATCCTGATTGGAAAGAGTCTAGAGCACACGAATGAGTGTCTGAATCATAGTGATTGAATCACGGGTTGTAAATGTGTTTGATAAGGCCATGTTTATTGAAGGTCGAGACAGTCTGAGACAGACACTGAGGACACCATCTTATCACCAGCATGATagtaaaagagaaaaataaattcCTCATGCCAGACAAATGAGACAAGAAAAAACAACTCCTGCTGTTATTGACCACTGCATCCATTTTAGAAATGACTAAAGTGCTTGTTTATTGATGTGAGTTTAGGGTGAAAACTCACCCTAAACTGGTTAATTTTGAATTAACAAATTTtgaaacatataaatatataaattatataaaactgtGTTCCAGGAAGTCCTCAATAGTACACAGTGTGAAtgtgtttcaggtgtgtttgattagggacaCGTCCAAcatgtgcagtgttggtggaactccaggaacagggttagAAAACACTGCTGTAAACAACACGACATGAACATATTTCGGAGCCAACTTGAACACACATTTGCAAAGCGTTCCAGATAAAGATCTTCTTCTTCATGGACAACAACTTGCATGGCCAACTGAATGATTTCATCTCATCAGATCATTTAGTTGGCCATGCATGCAAGATCTCATGGGTAAATCAAAACATGGCAAAACTATTCAAACCTGCTGAGAACGTGCAGGACATGCTGATCCATAAAgatgtgttttctttgtgtgGATGTTAATTTATATACATCAAAACTCATCTCATATATTATCATACTATCTGAACATGGACATGATCGTTTGGCCTTAAACATTTATTGgaaacacaaataaaccttTAGAGCAGCATAAACTTACggtacattttaaaagtaagaCGTCTATGCTTAAATTCACATGACATTTACTGGATGACTTTATGTAACCTTGACCTAAAACTATTGCAACAGAACAAGAGGTTTAACATCATCCTTACAGCGAGAATCGAGAAAACAAGCCCTGCCTCACAAGAAAAGTGTGTAAAAGTTCAGGTCAAATGTCACAATTTTTGCATCTTCACACACAGATGACCTTCATATTCTACACAACATCTATCTTATCAACAGGACGTGATTCATATTTCACTGTGACAGCACCTCGAATCTATTTATATTCCAACTTTTATGACGGTCATAAGAATGACTGAGCTGAAAAGTTGAAGGCCAGGTCGAGATCGTTTAGTTTTCCTTCGGTTGGTGAACCCGAATAACCCGTTTTCCAGATGAGTAATTatcaggttaaaaaaaaaaaaaaaaaaaaaaatccaattaaatgttttatttcaggCCTAATAATCCTACAGAACACAACACTCATATAACGAATGCGTAATGTGTCAAACATGGTGGTTTTGCTAAATTATGCTGTTAGACTAACGTACAAAACTGCGTTACTTGACCACGAAGAACGTTCAGCCAGAATGCTGACCTAAAGTTCACATTAACGTtcagaaacataaaaacaaacttgTATTCAACTTAGAAAGAACAATTGTTTCCAACTCACCAAATAAGATGTGTGATGTTGATGTCGTCGAGGCTTTAACAGACGCTCGCAAAGTTCGCGCGCTTAACTGCACTCTGATCCTAACGGTCGTCTTGACAAGCGGTTCCCTATGAAGCCCATTTCCGCCACATACgacaaaactcattttttgataaattataaattgtcataaaaagtcgaaattatgacattttactAATAACGACTGCTTTTTTACTCGTCTTATGTAATGACTAGTCAGAATAGCTATACTGTATAGTTCAATTAAAAGTCTCACCAGTAACATTTGGAATCAGTACTAGTATCTAATAAATGTGTACTAGTAAATCAATAAGTTTTAGTaagcctatctatctatctataatagGTAGGTTATGAAATGAAGTAGGCTGCAATATCTAAAAATTACAAGTAGGCCTAGCTAATAAATAAGTACTGGTACCTAAAGACTAAGTAATAGGTAGTCGCTGAACTATATTATATAGATCTGTGGTACAAGTACTAGTAGGCTACCTAATGAATAACTACtagtatacaaaaaaaatatgaattagtCACAATTGGAATACATACTAGCCAAAACTTAATAGTTGATATCGGACAGATCCCCATAGAAGTCAATGGCAAAAATCTGAAATGTGTTACTAGTAACAATAGAATAGTCACTATCGAAATAAGCACTATTATCTAAGTAATAAGTACTACTAGTATGTTTAATAGGTACCAGTATCTAATAAGTACTAGTATCTTTTAAAAAGACACTAGTACCTAATGAAATTCGGCCTACTAATtatctaataaaataaatactgttagCAAAAAAAATAGATACTAGGACATTAAggattaaatgttaaaacagcTTGCCATATACATATAggcacacaaaaacattaaaccttATTTTGTTAgaattttaatgactttttctTTAATGAAAGTGACaccaagtttaaaaaaaaaaaaaaaagaaaatcattgaTTCTCCCAAAATGGCTTATTCATTTTTACTGCTGCCGCCATCTAGTGTACTTAGAAAGGCAAACTCACAAAGTGCCACAGATTTACAGGACTGCTAGAATTAAGCCTGATGAAATATTTACAGCAGTAGTGGTTTTCTGTAAGCCTTGTGCTGGCGACAGAAAACaggtgattttattttttattgtgagATGCTATTAATACTGCCATTATGGTAATTATTTGAAGGGTGACTGTAATTACAGGACCAGAGTCCAAAACAAACTTCCCTTTGGAAAcaatcaaatatatattaattcaaGTAAACCACCATTTATAAATGTGCATTCAGGAAGAGACCACAATACAATAAGTCACTGCAACAGTTGATGAATTTAACTATCCCAAGAACCTTAACGGTTCTCTAACATTCAGAAAACTCTTTGATCATGTGCCAAGCGTCATCACACAAGCTTGTGACTGaagacattaaaaacattacgACTGACCCCAGTCTCACCTACTATCACCACCTCGTCCTTCAGGGCATTAACCCAGTGATCTCCAGTGGCAGAGACCTTACAGTTGGTGAACTCTGAAAACACTGAATTTCAGCAAGGAAATGGTTTTCCTAACAGCATTCAGTGTGCCAAGCTACACTTTTCTTACACAGCCCTTTAAAGAGCAATAGAGCATTTAAACAACTGCTTTAACAAAGGTTTTTAGAACACAACTGAGAGtcaaactattaaaataaaaacatgaacaataaatgtttaaagttttatttattcaagCAGTTCAATCCAATGTACTTTTCCAAATGTTCAGCTTATCAACTGCATGAACACAATTGACAATGAGCATTCATTAAGAGGAATAAAAAGAAAGGAATGTTTTGGAattttcaaaattaaaagttttcagttttttttgtacatttttaaatataatcaagGTCAAGAGATCTCAACCTGGCAAAATATTTAGATGTAAATCActgtaaggttttttttctgtttgagtttctgatttttctatatttattctcttttttttaatgcgtCCCTCTTGGTGAAGTCAGGGCCAGACAGGTTCgttctgaaaataaacaaaaaatcagGAAAATAATTCAAACGTATTTCAAACCAGGTTAAGCAGAGAAAATGAATGCAAAACTCATGAATTTGCAAGACACATCTCCTCTCACCTTGTGTTAGACAGCCGGCACAGCAGTGCTGGTGACTGATTTCTGGGCGGCTTCCTTGGCCTGATGAGCCTGCAGCACCGCTACTGCTTCATCCACCTGGAATACATGTAACGACCAATTACACACTAGAGCTGCACAACTGTGTATAAACtgagaatcatgatttttttgttttgttttgtttcaaacagatCACGATTCTGAGCAGACAACcaagtcacttgtcgccacctggtggctTAACATTGTAATCAACAATTGTTATTTGAAGTAAATCACCTTTCTGAAgtactatatatttttaaaaatccatttaTACATTAGTTGACTGAATATTCATCTGTTACAAAGtactgtcatttaaaaaaaaaaaaaaaaaaaaaaaaaaaaaaaaaattgatttaggGATGAAAGACAACTCTTGATcgtttttcattatatttttactaggaGCAGTGAGAATGACATCTCCGGTATCAGGACAAatccaataaaacaaaaacagcatcaCATGACcactgacctttgacctcagaGACTCCGGAGACTCCAGCATGTGGAGCAGCTCAGAATTGTCGATCTCCAACAGCATACCAGTGATCTTTCCAGCCAGACTGGGATGCATGTTCTGGATGAGCGGGAACAGACGCTCACCTGTGGCAGGGGAAAGCAGCGTGTATGagatatttaaaattaacatttaaaaataaacctaaacatttaatttttctaaATCAATTAAGGGAACCAAAACAGGAGCGAACCACTCACCCAGCATCTGCT includes:
- the nr0b2a gene encoding nuclear receptor subfamily 0 group B member 2a, yielding MDCVCDCSDYSNGQANAILFNILSRGESTQNEMNYKRVPQTCHCEKRRKVCLKTPNETCQVASDVLVKTMHFMKSLPAFQQLPPKDQLSLLQNSWAPLFILGLAQDRICFEVDDIPAPSMLKRILLNNQEAMNSDREQPTMAGVQTLKACLKKFWSLDLSPKEYAYLKGTVIFNPDVPGLKASLFIEGLQYEAQHALKEVLVPLHPEDRGRFARILLTASTLKTITPSLITELFFRPVIGQADLLDLLIDMLFSR